Proteins co-encoded in one Streptomyces sp. SLBN-31 genomic window:
- a CDS encoding adenosylcobinamide-GDP ribazoletransferase: MPKTPPLDGLRFAFGTLTVLPVKVTRWDREAARAGMLCAPVAGLVVGGCAALAGLLLLVLGAGALLAAVASAAVPAVLTRGLHLDGLADTADGLGSGKPAEDALRIMKQSDIGPFGVITLVFVLLAQVAALAQAYGGSWGRGALAAVVSAAAARLALTLAARTGVPAARPEGLGAAVAGVVPVRGAAAVAAAVTVAAAAGALLGSYDAVRAAAAVLAALAVAEVLLRHCTRRFGGVTGDVFGGLAETAATVSLLVLSLGQ, translated from the coding sequence GTGCCCAAGACCCCACCCCTCGACGGCCTCCGCTTCGCCTTCGGCACCCTCACCGTGCTCCCGGTGAAGGTGACCCGCTGGGACCGCGAGGCGGCCCGCGCCGGCATGCTGTGCGCCCCGGTGGCCGGCCTGGTCGTCGGCGGCTGCGCGGCCCTGGCCGGCCTCCTGCTGCTGGTGCTCGGCGCGGGGGCGCTGCTCGCCGCCGTCGCCTCCGCCGCCGTACCCGCCGTACTGACCCGGGGGCTGCACCTCGACGGGCTCGCGGACACCGCGGACGGCCTCGGCAGCGGCAAGCCGGCGGAGGACGCGCTGCGCATCATGAAGCAGTCCGACATCGGGCCCTTCGGGGTCATCACCCTCGTCTTCGTGCTGCTCGCCCAAGTGGCCGCGCTGGCCCAGGCCTACGGCGGTTCGTGGGGGCGGGGCGCGCTGGCCGCCGTCGTCTCGGCGGCCGCGGCCCGGCTGGCGCTCACCCTGGCGGCGCGGACCGGGGTGCCGGCCGCGCGCCCGGAGGGGCTGGGCGCGGCGGTCGCGGGCGTGGTGCCGGTGCGGGGCGCGGCGGCGGTGGCGGCGGCCGTGACCGTGGCGGCGGCCGCGGGGGCGCTGCTCGGGTCGTACGACGCGGTGCGCGCGGCGGCCGCGGTGCTCGCCGCGCTCGCCGTCGCCGAAGTCCTCCTGCGGCACTGCACGCGCCGCTTCGGCGGTGTGACCGGCGATGTGTTCGGAGGGCTGGCCGAGACGGCGGCGACGGTGTCGCTGCTGGTGCTGTCGCTGGGGCAGTAG
- a CDS encoding RDD family protein: protein MPKLRRAVAWFIDFSLVLALATGLAVLTFHRLTALVTDVPDLATHGGLDLLTSRGDVIGASEHLGLSLWNQAVLDVEEAFGALILATFLYQWGCLALAGRTVGKGLLGLRIAPVAARHAAVRAAVTTAADIAIYAVACVLLVEGYFVASVMVWALAVIVFLLNALPVLAPTRRSIADRVAGTTVTGLGISTPAATPPVRTS, encoded by the coding sequence GTGCCGAAGCTTCGTCGTGCCGTGGCCTGGTTCATCGACTTTTCGCTGGTGCTGGCGCTGGCGACCGGGCTGGCGGTCCTCACCTTCCACCGTTTGACCGCGCTCGTCACCGACGTGCCCGATCTGGCCACCCACGGCGGCCTCGACCTGCTGACCTCGCGCGGCGACGTCATCGGCGCCTCGGAGCACCTCGGTCTGTCGCTGTGGAACCAGGCGGTCCTCGACGTGGAGGAGGCCTTCGGGGCGCTGATCCTGGCGACCTTCCTCTACCAGTGGGGCTGTCTCGCACTGGCCGGCCGGACCGTCGGCAAGGGACTGCTCGGGCTGCGGATCGCCCCGGTCGCCGCGCGGCACGCCGCGGTCCGCGCCGCCGTCACCACGGCCGCGGACATCGCGATCTACGCCGTGGCCTGCGTGCTGCTGGTCGAGGGGTACTTCGTGGCCTCGGTAATGGTGTGGGCGCTCGCGGTCATCGTGTTCCTCCTCAACGCCCTTCCCGTGCTCGCCCCCACGCGGCGCTCCATCGCCGACCGCGTCGCCGGCACGACGGTGACCGGGCTGGGGATCAGCACGCCCGCCGCCACACCCCCAGTTCGTACTTCTTGA